tatgatattaaaataaaatatttgctaaatAATGTCCGAGTCACGTctcaacaaaaataagtatCTTTTGCATCAATATATGATAATTCAAATCAGTTTTAAATGGTCAATTACTGAAATTATATCTACGATAGTGTATTTCACTGTTATTGACGAGACGTGCTGAAATTGTgatatgtctatatatatcatttaattgAGAAAGGGAACTGTGATAGGGAGTAGTAAATGCTATGGGGCTTAAGAAAAAGATACATACTACTTGAAAAAATGTAGACAAAATTGAGGATGGAATACTAAACCCTACTCAACTATATTCATTAATGCATATTGAGACAAGCCCACATTCTTATCCTCAAATTTCACATTTAGGGTCATGCTGGTTGGCGCATGGTAAAAGGCAAGAGAGTCTTGGGCTGGACAACTTTTTTGACCACTTGAATTACATGTTCTTGAAATCAGGGACTGTCCAAATGGAGCCAAGTCAAGTGCAAAAGTGctgaaaattctcaatttgTAGTGGTTTATTTTTGGCAAACACTTACCCTAACTAGTTAAATACTTAAGAGGAAATAAGGAAAGTGTGCAAGAATTGGACAAAGGAGAAGTATGTATTTCATTATTGTATAAAAATCACTCACATTGATGTAGAAAATGAGGTAGATGTATTTTGGAGGCATTCTATAAGTAGAAATTCAAATAGTGTTTGAACTGCGTAGTTTGatagtgaaaatttaaatggtTATAATCTTTTAGTTAGGAGGAGTTAAAAGAGAGTAATTTGGTACTTGtttctgtctaataaataaataaatttattagtcaaaattcaccaaatttactgatattaacaaaaaaagttgaatgaaatttacatttaccccgattgacttattctGACCTgttgcatgtcaaataaattttttctaccTAAACAAATCTTATACATCTTTATAGGATAATGCATCTGAGgggatatatttttatctttacaagaatattttggttaaaaatatttatttgacatacaGTAAGTGAATAATACATCAAATagaggtaaatatgaattttcattcaacatttttgctaatatcagtaaattcgataaattttggcTATCATAGGAATCTACTTATTAGACAGAAACAAACATCaggagtataaaatataatttttttaatcacaaagagtttacatataattacataaacctTAAACAAAGATAGTgtattttaactttaatttacACACATGATACCGCAAAAAATGGGCGTGAGGTGTAATAGCAATTGTATTCCTCGAGAAGCAATCTAAATACACTTAAGATAATTggtttatttcaattaataataattcatcgttcttacttttaaaaaaaaaaaaaaaaactctcttTCAAAggatctataaaaatataattttatcatccaattaattattagcaTGTGGTTCTTATCTTGTGACCTTTGAGAATTGTctgataaaacaaaaagagggTTTTAAAACAACTTTTCCAGGATTTTAAGAATGAACATCATAGGATTAATTGAGTTTATGGAAttcacatacacacacaaaaaagcattaaaaaataaataaaaactaatagaTATTTGCTGTGTCATTCCACTCTTCATCAAGAAAAGCCCGTTGATATTTTGGTCCAAGAGAATATTTTTGCAGAgatacatctatatatatatatatatatatgtatgtatagttCAATTGAGAGAATCAAGAATCCAAATCTTCCATAGAATCTGTATTGATCCATCCACCACGGGATGGGATTAATTAGTAAGCCAATTTAATAGCCCGCCACGTACCATTGCCAAGAGTATGTACTATAAGGTCTCCCCTTTGGTGGTAAgggtgaaatttttaatttcatattctgAAAGTGAAgtgacaatttttattttgtacgaatttattttgaagttttgacccataattttaaaaaatttgcattGGGACAAGAACGATCGGAATTTGCTAAAATGGTTGGAAAAACACACTCAATTAAGCTGGTCACGTGCAGATTCCCGACCAATTTACCAAAATCCGACTTATGTCccaaatatgaataaaattttaaaattacacgatgaaattatcaaaacgAATTcgtacaggactaaaatttccaccactcatacttataggactaaaattggagTTTTCTTCAGTGTTACAGCTTGagttctcttttttttttttggttttaatatatattttttaaaatacatcgatatttcaaaatcaacCAACATACAATTACGACATTCAGTTCCAAATACagcaatatttataaatcaagaacaacttgaaaccaaatatatcaatctctaaatcaataaaaaaaattcaaaacaaacaaatactattattaaaaataaatagaatactTACTATGAGATTTCAGTTCCAccattcaaacaaaaaatcattggCACGATTTGAGGTCGCAAATCTGATCACTTAGCAGaatgtgaatatttatttatttacatatgtGGATGAGTATCTAAATACGTAATGAATGATGtgattcaatatttttattttttatttttttaaaaaaaggacGAAGCAgtgcaaattaaaataaattatacattggTAAACAATTCATTAACTAACACTCATTCCTATCGCTTCCAAAAATAGGAAATACCAAATCCCAAAGCAAATGCTCTTATTTGGATTTTGGCCTGCAAATATATAACGTCATATcatcacaatattttatgttataaacAAACATAGAAAGCTGCTTAGAGTGATAAATCTGCCAAATTGCAAATACCGATTTCAAGAGATTCTGTACAAGTTGTGCCACTGCCCACATGTGCCATTACCCAAACCAGAATCAGcacaaattttcttcaaaatagcTTGTTCGTTTATCCCCACAGATATGAATTATCCCATAGAAATATGCTGCTGATCGATGCATGAAAACCAACTCACTAAGTGATCACGGGATATTAGGACATCTCCATGCAATcactacaaaacaaaaaatagaatattgtatatgaatttttctctgaaattaagaattttgTCGCTGATAATAAATAGTAGTGGAAAAATCCATCACCGTGATTTATAGTTGAAGCCCCAGTCGTGTCCTAAAAAACTCACTCACTAATTGAtattaagagggtgtttggatgaatttatataaattttttatcatattttataaaatgtttgagagcttataagttttatgAACTTGTTTGGTAATTCTttttatgtatacatatatatatatatatatatatgtatgaagagcatataagatttttttttttttttttttttttttggtaatacCTAATAGATCACATAAACTCACTACGTGGAGAATTTATACCATCCAAATCCCCAAAGCATGTCTTCCGAGTTTATGAGCAAGTGAATTGCATTCTAGTGGGACACAACCCGCTCTGCAATGTGGAACATACCTCATTAAACATCGTATATCTTCTACGATCAGTCCACATACTGAATTATCCACTTTGTTGGATGTCAGTCCAGATATTATGTTTTTGCAGTTGCCTTCCAAGATAACACGCTGCCATTCTTCTTGTAACTCCATTTTAACAACTTCCCAAACTGCTAAGGATTCTGCCCAGCCAGCTTCAGTagcatgaaaaaataaatgggtCTTTCAAACCAAACACTCACCCTGCGCCCATCACTATTTGAGAAGAGAAAATAGCATTGTTGAAGTTGATTTTTACGAACTCTCTAGGAGGAGGATGCCAACGAGGATCTTTTTGTTTACGCATGATCGAAGCAGTCAGTCGATCACCAAGTTCCTTGAACCCAAAAAGAAATCTATCAGTCAAGAGCACTACATCCAGGATCTATTGTTTTTTCCCTTCCATCAACAGTCTGTTATACTCTTCAAAATTGCCCAACAAACCATTAGAAATTAGATTGAATTTTAGGCCAAAAAGGTCGAGTAGACCCCTAACATCCATTCTTCCAAACATCTATAGTTCACAGAAATGATTCACCGTGGAAGACAGGCAACATTCCAGACTTGTTTAGAGTAAGAGCATGAAACTAAGATGTGACCAAGAGACTCACCTCCCTAACTGAAAGGGAGAAATGATTCACCGTGGAAGACAGGCAACATTCTAGACTTGTCTAGAGTAAGAGCATGAAACTAAGATGTGACCAAGAGACTCACCTCCCTAACTGAAAGGGGGCAACGATCAGCAACCTCAACTCTCCTATTTTCTAGATTGTTTAAATTCGGAAAAGCGttatgacataattttttttttttaggtaaaggtaaatttcattaataataagaAGTGGTACAACAGTAACTAATTTTTAGACTTTCTGATGCTATTCATGATTGAAGTAACTAATTTGATTACTGATAAGAAGTTCAAGTGTAGGCCGGTTTGGGGTAGTAGTTATTCTTGTGCCAGAAGTTCTTTGGTGGATGAGGAGTACGTGGTTGGGCGAGATAGAGAAAGAACTGAGATTGATGAAATGTTGTTGGACCAATAATTGATTAGAACTAATGTTTCTGTCATTCCTATAGTTGGTATGGGTGGGATTGGAAAGACAACTTATGAGGTCTCACCACCATCCTCTGTAGGTTACATGACGATAATGTGCTTAGGCAATTTAGACTAGTAATCGAACATCACATATACGCGAGCGAAATTCAGTCTCGTACATGTCTTCGTAATAGCGTCGGGATAAAGTGGTAGGCCAACTCCAATAGCAACTGTGCTAAGCTCCTCTTCGATCTAGTGCTCTATTGAAAGATGATGTAGCTTATTCCATATAGGCACTTATGTATGACAATGCTTACGTAGGTTGTTCCTGAAATAATCATGGGCCTATACCAATAACCACTTCCATCACAACAATGATTTTAAATAGGAGGAAATAAAGTTTGGTACTGGTTGCCGTGATATTCTTCACAGCCGACCGGATCTAAAAATGACGAGTGTTTCTCCGTGATGTGCATTCTTTAGTTGGTTGGTTATCTTCCTGGCGCAAACATGAATAAGTAGAAATTAACTGAGCCATATCATGAATGAGATCATGCATTTTGTAAACGTTTTGACCATGAACATTTAATGTGAAATATTGGAACAAAGACCTACACAATAAACCCTTGAAGTAATCATTGCCAAGGTCTTCTGGCAGTATTTTACCAATCGGATGAATGAATCCATAACAAGACCAGCTCATTTGCTTCAATGCATGGTTCTTGGGGAATATGGAATAgtatttaaaacattttttcaAGTGAGGTGGTGGATAATAATAGCTTAGAGTTAAAGCTGTGAAAATGTCATTTTATCTTGCGGCAAGTCCCATATTTCACTTTCTAAAATAGATCTCCATTCTACTGGATCATCCTTCAAATACAGCACGCTCCCAAGGGTCTTGGCTGCTAAAGGCAACCCTCGATATTTTGTTGCGATCATCCTCCCGATTCTTTCTAAGTCGTTGTCCAGAGTTCTATACGCCTTTTGCTTCATCAATTCCCAACAATTTTCATCATTCAAGCTTTCCAAACAATACGCAGGAGCATTGCCAAGAATTCGCGACACTATAGTGCTGCGCGTGATCAAAATGATCATGTTTCCTCTAGCCCCTACTTTGAAGGGTGAACATAACATATCCTAATTTCTATATTCCTCACTAAAGTAGTCATCCAACACAAGTAAGAACTTCTTCCCACAGATCAAATTCCTAAAACTAACTTGAATAGGATCAAGGCCAGATAACTTCCATCTTTCCCCCAATTAAATCTCTATAATAGACTTTCTGATGCTATTCATGATTGAGGTAACTAATTTGGTTACTGATAAGAAGTTCAAGTGTAGGCCGGTTTGGCGTAGTAGTTATTCTTATGCCAGAAGTTATTTGGTGGATGAGGAGTACGTGGTTGGGCGAGATAGAGAAAGAATTGAGATTGATGAAATGTTGTTGGACCAAAAATTGATTAGAACTAATGTTTCTGTCATTCCTGTAGTTGGTATGGGTGGGATTGGAAAGACAACTTATGAGGTCTCACCACCATCCTCTGTAGGTTGCATAACAATAATGTGCTTAGGCAATTTAGACTAACAATCGAACATCAAATATACGCGAGCGAAATTCAGTCTCGTGCATGTCTTCATAATAGCATCGGGATAAAGTGGTAGGCCAACTCCACTAGCAACTGTGATAAGCTCCTCTTCGATACAGTGCTCTACTGAAAGATGATGTAGCTTATTCCATATAGGCACTTACGTAGGTTGTTTCTGAAATAATCATGGTCCTCTACCAATTAACACTTCCATCACAGCAATGGTTTTAAATAGCAGGAAATAAAGTTCGGTACTGGTTGCCGTGACATTTTTCACAGCCGACCGGATCTAAAAATGACGAGTGTTTCTCCGTGATGTGCATTCTTCAATTGGTTGGTTATCTTCCTGGCGCAAACATGAATAAGTAGAAATTAACTGAGTTATATCATGAATGAGATCATGCATTTTGTAAACGTTTTGTCCATGAACATTTACATGTGAAATATTGGAACAAAGACCAACACAATAAACCCTTGAAGTAATCATTGCCAAGGTCTTCTGGCAGTATTTTACCAATCGGATGAATGAATCCATAGCAAGACCAGCTCATTCGCTTCAATGCATGGTTCTTGGAGAATATGGAACAgtatttaaaacattttttcaAGTGAGGTGGTGGATAATAATAGCTTAGAGTTAGAACTGTGAAAATGTCATTTTATCTTGCGACAAGTCCCatatttcactttttaaaatagatttcCATTCTACTGGATCATCTTTCAAATACGGCACGCTCCCAAGGGTCTTGGCTGCTAAAAGCAACCCTCGATATTTTGTTGCGATCATCCTCCCGATTCTTTCTAAGTTGTTGTCCAGAGTTCTATACTCCTTTTACTTCATCAATTCCcaataattttcatcattCAAGCTTTCCAAATAATACGCAGGAGCATTGCCAATAATTCGTGACACTATAGTGCTACGCGTGGTCAAAATGATCATGCTTCCTCTAGCCCCTACTTTGAAGGGTGAACATAAAATATCCCAATTCCTATACTAAAGTAGTCATCCAACACAAGTAAGAACTTCTTCCCACGGATCAAATTCCTAAAACTAACTTGAATAGGATCAAGGCAGACAACTTGCATCTTTCCCCCAATGAAATCTCTATAATAGACTTTCTGATACTATTCATGATTGAGGTAACTAATTTGGTTACTGATAAAAAGTTCAAATGTAGGCCAATTTGGCGTAGTAGTTATTCTTGTGCCAGAAGTTCTTTGGTGGATGAGGAGTACGTGGTTGGGCGAGATAGctgaaattgatgaaatattgTTGGACCAAGAATTGATTAGAACTAATGTTTTTGTCATTCCTATAGTTGGTATGGGTGGGATTTAAAAGACAACTTATGAGGTCTCACCACCATCCTCTGTAGGTTGCATGACGATAATGTGCTTAGGCAATTTAGACTAGTAATCGAACATCACATATACGCAAGCGAAATCGGGTCTCGTGCACGTCTTCATAATAGCGTCGGGATAAAGTGGTAGGCCAACTCTACTAGCAATTGTGCTAAGCTCCTCTTCGATCCAGTGCTCTACTGAAAGATGATGTAGCTTATTACATATAGGCACTTGTGTATGACAATGCTTACATAGGTTGTTCCTAAACTAATCATGGGCCTCTATCAATAACCTCTTCCATCGTAGCAACggttttaaattggaagaaataAAGTTCAGTACTGGTTGCCGTGACATTCTTCACAGCCGATCGAATCTAAAACTGATTAGTGTTTTTTCCGTATGTGCATTCTTCAGTTGGTTGGTTACCTTCCTGGCGCAAATATGAATAAGTAGAAATTAACTGAGCCATATCATGAATGAGCTCATGCATTTTATAAACGTTTTGACCATGAACATTTACATGTGAATATTGGAACAAAGTCCTACACCATAAACCCTCGAAGTAATTATTGCCAAGGTCTTCTGGCAGTAATTTACCAATCGAAAGAATGAATCCATACCAAGACCAGCTCTTTCGCTTCAAATGCATGGTTCTTGAAGAATATGGAACAGTATGTGAAACAGTTTTTCAAGTGAGCTGGTGGATAATAATAGCTTAGAGTTAGAGCTGTGAAAATGTCATTTTATCTTGCCGCAAGTCCCATATTTCACTTTCTAAAATAGATCTCCATCCTACTAGATCATCTTTGAAATGCAGCACACTCCCAAGGGTCTTGGCTGCTAAAGGCAACCCTCGACATCTTGTTGCGATCATCCTCTCGATTCTTTCTAAGTCGTTGTCCAGAGTTCTATACGCCCTTTGCTTCATCAATTCCCAACAGTTTTCATCATTCAAGCTTTCCAAACAATACGCAGGAGCATTGCCAAGAATTCGCGACACTATAGTGTGGCGCGTGGTCAAAATGATCATGCTTCCTCTAGCCCCTACTTGTGAATATAACATATCATAATCCTTATATTTCTCACTCCAGTAGTCATCCAACACTAGTAAGAACTTCTTCCCACGGATCAAATTCCTAAAACTGACTTGAATAGGATAAAGGCCAGACAATTTGCATCTTCCCCCAATGAAGACTCTATAATAGACTTTCTGATGCTATTCATGATTGAGGTAACTAATTTGGTTACTGATAAGAAGTTCAAGTGTAGGCCGGTTTGGCGTAATAGTTATTCTTGTGCCAGAAGTTCTTTGGTGGATTAGGAGTACGTGGTTGGGCGAGATAGAGAAAGAACTGAGATTGATGAAATGTTATTGGACCAAGAATTTATTAGAACTAATGTTTCTGTCATTCCTATAGTTGGTATGGGTAGGATTGGAAACACAACTTAAGAGATCTCACCACCATCCTCTGTAGGCTGCATGACGATAATGTGCTTCGGTAATTTAGACTAGTAATCGACCATCACATATACGCGAGCGAAATCGAGTCTCGTGCATGTCTTCCTAATAGCATTGGGATAAAGTGGTAGGCCAACTCCACTAGCAACTATGCTAAGCTCCTCTTCGATCCAGTGCTCTAATGAAAGATGATATAGCTTATTCCATACAGTCACTTGTGTTTGACAATGCTTACGTAAGTTGTTCATAAAATGATCATGGGCCTCTACCAATAACCTCTTCCATCGTAGCAATGGTTTTAAATTGGATGAAATAAAGTTCGATACTTGTTGCCGTGACATTCTTCACAGTCGACCGGATCTAAAACTAATGAGTGTTTTTTTCGTGATGTGCATTTTTCAGTTGGTTGGTTATCTTCCTGGCGCAAATATGAATGAGTAGAAATTAACTGAGTCATATCATAAATGAGCTCATGCATTTTGTAAACGTTTTGACCATGAACATTTACATGTGAATATTGGAACAAAGTCCTACACCATAAACCCTCGAAGTAATCATTGCTAAGGTCTTCTGGCAATAATTTACCAATCAGAAGAATGAATCCATAGCAAGACCAGCTCTTTCGCTTCAAATGCATGTTTCTTGAAGAATATGGAACAGTATGCAAAACAGTTTTTCAAGTGAGGTGATGGATAATAATAGCTTAGAGTTAGAGCTGTGAAAATGTCATTTTATCTTACGGCAAGTCCCATATTTCACTTCCTAAAATAGATCTCCATCCTACTGGATCATCTTTGAAATGCAGCATGCTCTCAAGGGTCTTGGCTGTTAAAGGCAACCCTCGACATTTTGTTGCGAGCATCCTACCGATTCTTTCTAAGTCGTTGTCCAGAGTTCTATACGCCCTTTGCTTCATCAATTCCCAACAATTTTCATCATTCAAGCTTTCCAAACAATACGCAGGAGCATTTCCAAGAATTTGCGACACTATAGTGTTGCGCGTAGTCAAAATGATCATGCTTCCTCTAGCCCCTACTTTGAAGGGTGAACATAACATATCCCAATTCATATATTCCTCACTCCAGTAGTCATCCAACACAAATAAGAACTTCTTCCCACGGATCAAATTCCTAAAAATGACTTGAGTAGGATAAACGCCAGACAATTTGCATCTGTCCCCCAATGAAGACTCTATAATAGACTTTTTGATGCTATTCATGATTGAGGTAACTCATTTGGTTACTGATAAGAAGTTCAAGTGTAGGCCGGTTTGGCGTAGTAGTTATTCTTGTGCCAGAAGTTCTTTGGTGGATTAGGAGTACGTGGTTGGGCGAGATAGAGAAAGAACTGAGATTGATGAAATGTTGTTGGACCAAGAATTTATTagaactaatatttttgtcattccTATAGTTGTTATGGGTGGGATTGAAAAGACAACTTAAGAGGTCTCACCACCATCCTCTGTAGGTTGTTTGACGATAATGTGATTAAGCAATTTAGACTAGTAATCGAACATCACATATACGCGAGCGAAATCGGGTCTCGTGCATGTCTTCCTAATAGCGTTGAGATAAGGTGGTAGGCCAACTCCACTAGCAACTGTGTTAAGCTCCTCTTCGATTCAGTGCTCTAATAAAAGATGATGTAGCTTATTGCATATAGGCACTTGTGTATGACAATGCTTACGTAGGTTGTTCCTAAAATGATCATGGGCCACTACCAATAACCTCTTCCATCGTAGCAATggttttaaattggaagaaataAAGTTCGGTACTGGTTGCCGTGACATTCTTCACAGCCGACCGGATCTAAAACTGATGAGTAATATGGAACagtatgtaaaatattttttcaagtgAGGTGGTGGATAATAATAGCTTAGAGTTAGAGCTGTGAAAATGTCATTTTATCTTGCGGCAAGTCCTATATTTcactttctaaaataaatcTCCATTCTACTGAATCATCTTTGAAATGCAGCACGCTCCCAAAGGTCTTGGCTGCTAAAGGCAACCCTCGACATTTTGTTGCGATCATCCTCCCGTTTCTTTCTAAGTCGTTGTCCAGAGTTCTATACGCCCTTTTAGTTCATGAACATAAATTTCAGAGGCATCATGGAGAGGAACAAGCTATGAAAGTGACACATGATCGAGGAAGAGGTCGTAGTGCCTATAGAGGAAGAGGAATAGGGTTACACCGAGCAATTTCCAAGAAGGAAACACTCGAGTGCTACAAATTTCATAAACTTGggcattttcaatataaatgtCTTGggaatacaaaaacaaactaTGCAGAATCCGGTGGGGAACATGAAATGCTTTTAATGGCTTATGTAGAGTTGAACTGGCCAAAAAAGAATATGCATTTTTCCTTGATTTAGGTTGTTCTAATCACATGCGCGGAGATCAAGCTATGTTCAGTGAATCGAATGAAGGATTTCGACATTTGGTTAAACTCAGTAATAACAAAAAGATGAATGCAATGGGAATATGAAATGTTTATCTATTACTGAATAAGGTCAGTCATACTGCCACAGGGGTTGGTCACGCAATGCAAATTCAATAAACACTTGTGCCGCCTAGCTTTGCACATGCTTGTCAGCCTTCTCCCTCACTTGACCCTTGTGTATGAAGTCTGAAAGAAGGGACGAAAACCACACAAGTATGAAAGAAATGCAAGATCCACATAATTAAGCAACATAGTAATTTATTGCAGAAGccaatcttatattttattgccttcaatcaaaatacaagaaaGCAACTTGCACACAAGAAAATTCATCCACTCACACTCACAAAACCATACAAGCAAGCCAAAGCAATATAAACACATAGCAATACAGTTGACACCCCAACTGCTAGGGAAACCCGACTATAACAGCTGTCCACCATGAAAAACTGCCCATAACTGCTCCCGACAGCCTTGCACAACATCATCCCCACTTGGCATGTAGATGGGCAATTACCAGCCCTTAGAACCGCACCGCCTCATCACCTGCCGCTCATATGCCATGCAATCTCCAAGCCTTGGCCTCTACCGACAATCGATCTGTCTTACAGGTCGTGTGCGCATGTCGTTAGGCCCATCTACGCTCACTGACTTAAGACCGCAATGCCCAAAATCTATCGAGCACTAACTTCCGACGTCCATGCCTGGACATCCACCAGCCATGCAGCCGGTCAAGCACTATGTCGCTCACCAGTCCCATGTCATGGCACCTACACAAGCCAATAGTCCCATCACCGTCTGTTGACTCTCACATATGCCTCGTGCCGACGCCCGCCGACACTCGCTGTGAAGTCCAATGAACATGCCTGTCGCATTAGACCAAACGCCATTTTGAGGGTCTTGCACCTATCCACATTTAAATTCAATCCATGAAATTAGATACCACCTTTTAAGTACTATTTATATAAGCTCAAATGATAATTTACTAGTtgaatataatattcaaattttagggTGACTTACAGTCAGTCATTTCgcttaaatttttacataattataaatatttttttattatttagaaaattaaaaatattttattattttaatgtcCGTCTAATAACAAATACATTCTGCTAGTCTcctttaagtttttattaatttttttataggctgatcaaaatattcttttggatTATGATTgtaatcttatatattttttaaaagtttttaaagtacttttataattaatatgccatgtggattatttactttttccaccctaatttttttatatttataaacaatcAACAAGAGTAAAGTAGTAATTTCTACCTTACTGTTTAAgagttacataattataattgtgcCAAATTTTAGGATAAGTAACTATAATTAACCatcaattgaattaattgCAGAGTTTTTGCTCATCCAACCTACAAATATATGCTTCTGAGTATTTAAATATCTGTTGttgcataataatatattttataatatcttattttatttaggagtgtatttgtaaaataattaatgtttatgtgatctaatttaattaactaaaatataattaatatggaaAATTGAAGGGAAAGCAGAAGTAAAAACTAAGCAGTTCAAATGGTTAAAACCAATCAAATCTAAGAACTAAAGATTATATACATCCATGCGAAAAGGGTATTCTAATTGAGGTGGTTCTCAAGTCAGTATAGGGTTCAAGGTAATACGAGGTCGTACGGTGCTatcttgttatatttataaatactaggAATTATCACGTGCATTGCACGtgtagaaatatattttaaaagtgaaTATATCACTTATtaattgtaagaaaatattaaacttataatttatttatattcctATCATTGAATAATtagtatacaattatattaaaaaaaaattactaataatagttttaattgatgaagaaactaattaatttgttatttgtaattcacttttaaattaaattgatactattaagaaaaatattcctTTAAAATgacttttgtcttttttatttactaattattgtgtttaataaatttgtattgaaacaaattaacgtaaaagtaaaatataatttataaaagagctaatattaaaataaaattaatgaagtaccgtattttggattttttcataagaaattctaatttttaaaaaaaatgatcatatgttatttttgtgaaatgttgt
The window above is part of the Sesamum indicum cultivar Zhongzhi No. 13 linkage group LG2, S_indicum_v1.0, whole genome shotgun sequence genome. Proteins encoded here:
- the LOC105155882 gene encoding putative disease resistance protein RGA3: MIILITRSTIVSRILGNAPAYCLESLNDENCWELMKQKAYRTLDNDLERIGRMIATKYRGLPLAAKTLGSVLYLKDDPVEWRSILESEIWDLPQDKMTFSQL
- the LOC105155883 gene encoding putative disease resistance protein RGA3, producing MNSIKKSIIESSLGDRCKLSGVYPTQVIFRNLIRGKKFLFVLDDYWSEEYMNWDMLCSPFKVGARGSMIILTTRNTIVSQILGNAPAYCLESLNDENCWELMKQRAYRTLDNDLERIGRMLATKCRGLPLTAKTLESMLHFKDDPVGWRSILGSEIWDLPNMHLKRKSWSCYGFILLIGKLLPEDLSNDYFEGLWCRTLFQYSHHQKVYYRVFIGGRCKLSGLYPIQVSFRNLIRGKKFLLVLDDYWSEKYKDYDMLYSQVGARGSMIILTTRHTIVSRILGNAPAYCLESLNDENCWELMKQRAYRTLDNDLERIERMIATRCRGLPLAAKTLGSVLHFKDDLVGWRSILESEIWDLRQDKMTFSQL